ACCGGCCGGCTTCGGGCTGCACCAGGACGTTGATGCCGTCGCGCGAGTACAGGACGGGGCCGGGCTCCCGCAGGACCGTCTCGCGGGCGTCGAGGTCGACGGTGAACGCGACGCAGTGGGTGTGGCCGTCCTCGTCGACGGCGTGGTCGATGCCGGACGCGTCGAGGAGCGCCACCATGTCGGGGACGAAGGCCGTGACCACGACCGCGTCGAACTCCTCGGCTCCCGCCCGGGTGTGGACCCGGACGGTGGCGCCGGACGGCACGATGCGGGTCACCCGGCGGTCCGCCGTCAGCGTGACCCCGCGTTCCCGCAGATGGGCCACCCAGGGGTCCACGAGACACTCGTCGGTGGCCCCGGGGAGCACGAAGGCGGTCTTGGAGCGGAACAGGTTCGCCGCCATGAGGGCCAGCGGAATCGCCGAGTAGTTGCGCGCCGATCCGTACCGGTTGTCGCCACGTCCGCTGAAGTGCCGCTCCGCGAGCAGTGGCGACGGACGCCACGCCCACAGGACCCGCAGCTTCTCCCGAAGCGGGATCTCCTTCGCCATCATGCGGTAGAGGTGGGAGATCTCCACCCAGCCGGTGGTCTCGGTGTGCGCGAACCGGCGGACGCGGCGGAGGGAGTCGTGGACGGTCCCGCCGTCGGGTCTCTTGATCATGCCGAGGATCCGCAGGAGGTGACGGTAGTCGTCCATGAAGAAGCGGGGGCAGTGTTCGCCGTCGGGGCCCACGTCGGCCCGGCCTCCGAAGTGGACGTCCTGTTCGTAGACGGTGAGTGCGGTGTCCGGGTGGCCGCACAGGGCGAACGCCGTGGTCAGGCCCGCGATGCCGGAGCCGATGATGCAGATTCTCACGCGTCTGCCTCCGGGCCGTGCTCCGTGGACGGCGCCCAGCTCGTCCCGGACCGGTACGCGACGGACGGGAATCCGCTGCCGCCGTCCGGGCGGGTCCGTACCGCGAGGATCTGGTGGACACTCATCCGGTTGCCCTCGAAGGCGAGGGAGGCGCCGGCGAGGTACAGCCGCCAGATCCGTGCCCGGCGGGCGCCGAATCGGTGGACGATGTCCTGCCAGCCGGTCTCCAACCGCTCGGACCAGGCGTCGATCGTGCGGACGTAGTGCTCGCGCAGTGACTGGACGTCCCGGATCTCGAACCCGGCCTTCTCCAGGTGCGCGAGGGTCACCGGCAGCGGGCGCATGGTCATGTCGGGCGCGATGTAGGACTCGATGAACGCGCCGCCGCCCGGCTTCGTCCCGCCGCGCGACATCTGCTGGAGGAGCAGCCGGCCGCCCGGCCGCAGTGAGCGGTGGAGCATCGCGCAGTACTCGGGGTAGTTCGCCGCGCCGACATGCTCGCCCATCTCGACGGACGACACCGCGTCGTAGGAGTCCCCGGTGCTCTGCCGGTAGTCCTGCAACCGGACCTCGACCTCGTTCGCGAGGCCCCGTTCGGCGAGCCGGGCGGTGATGTACTCGTGCTGACGCGACGAGATGGTG
This genomic interval from Streptomyces sp. B21-083 contains the following:
- a CDS encoding FAD-dependent oxidoreductase, giving the protein MRICIIGSGIAGLTTAFALCGHPDTALTVYEQDVHFGGRADVGPDGEHCPRFFMDDYRHLLRILGMIKRPDGGTVHDSLRRVRRFAHTETTGWVEISHLYRMMAKEIPLREKLRVLWAWRPSPLLAERHFSGRGDNRYGSARNYSAIPLALMAANLFRSKTAFVLPGATDECLVDPWVAHLRERGVTLTADRRVTRIVPSGATVRVHTRAGAEEFDAVVVTAFVPDMVALLDASGIDHAVDEDGHTHCVAFTVDLDARETVLREPGPVLYSRDGINVLVQPEAGRCVVLCTLSHRTDEEYVMEKVRLHLDLRHPVRRVRTRPNQRPGEAILVGDYLRPDRILRRPAPGVYFAGSAIHNSYPIDSAEGAARSALTAAALLRHDLGLRTGHGRGTDGV